GCTGAGTCCGGAATCGGTCCGGAGACGCTGCGGAACGCGGCGTCCAATCCTCAATTTCTTGCGAGCGTGCTCGATTTCGTGATGCGCGACGATGCCACCGTGCAGGCGTTCGCCGCAGCCTCCGAACTGCACCCGACCAACATCGCCGCCGCCCACCAGGCGCTGGGTGACCCGAGATGGGAGCGCGACGTGCCGTGACGACGGCGGCGGCAGCGCCCGGCGGCCCCCTCGGTTTCTGCCGGGATTGCCTCGGCGATCTAGATATCAAGGTCAGGCGATGCAGCCATTGCGGCTCGCCGCGGCTGGTGCGCCATCGCACCCTGCCCGCGCTCGCGCTCGCGCATATCGATTGCGACGCGTTCTACGCCACCGTTGAGAAGCGCGACAATCCTGAGATCGCCGACCGCCCCGTCATCATCGGCGGCGGCAAGCGCGGC
The window above is part of the Bradyrhizobium sp. PSBB068 genome. Proteins encoded here:
- a CDS encoding DUF3572 domain-containing protein, producing MKKPVHNLREVAEIVAIQALGFIAGDPERLGLFLAESGIGPETLRNAASNPQFLASVLDFVMRDDATVQAFAAASELHPTNIAAAHQALGDPRWERDVP